One region of Pseudoalteromonas piscicida genomic DNA includes:
- a CDS encoding YcgN family cysteine cluster protein, which yields MSFWQEKTLEEMTRDEWEAICDGCGKCCLHSFIDSDEEDESFESTDFLREGEELLYTDVVCQYNDKNSCGCSRYSERQILVPSCVQLTKENLKDIFFMPNSCSYRRLHEGRGLASWHPLKNNGSKQAMIDAGISIFGKATSELEVDLESDFEAHIVEWPHIDSD from the coding sequence ATGAGCTTTTGGCAAGAAAAAACACTCGAAGAAATGACTAGAGATGAGTGGGAAGCGATTTGTGATGGCTGTGGTAAATGCTGTTTACACTCTTTTATCGACAGCGATGAAGAAGATGAATCATTTGAGAGCACCGACTTTTTACGCGAAGGTGAAGAGTTACTCTACACAGATGTTGTTTGCCAATATAACGATAAAAATAGCTGTGGTTGTAGCCGCTACAGCGAACGACAAATTCTAGTACCCTCTTGCGTACAGCTGACTAAAGAGAACCTCAAAGATATCTTTTTTATGCCAAACAGTTGTAGTTATCGAAGACTTCATGAGGGCAGGGGACTGGCAAGCTGGCATCCACTTAAAAACAATGGTTCCAAACAAGCCATGATAGATGCGGGCATCAGTATTTTTGGTAAGGCTACCTCTGAGCTAGAGGTGGATTTAGAATCCGATTTTGAAGCACATATTGTAGAATGGCCCCATATAGACAGTGACTAA
- a CDS encoding glycosyl hydrolase family 18 protein gives MKLNKITSYIGLALLSGGAFAAPSTPTLDWQPQQYSFVEVNVDGLGSYKQLVKAKDVVNISIKWNAWSGSGGDNYKVYFDDQLVNQGTLAAGTKSGVVQFPYTKSGRHQLYLELCEGTVCARSAGKEIVIADTDGAHLAPLPMNVDPNNRNNGTIPGRVTGAYFVEWGIYGRDYDVTKIPAHNLSHILYGFIPICGPNESLKSIENGNSWRALQTACADSQDYEVVIHDPWAAVQKSMPGVDAKDPIRGVYSQLMALKQRYPDLKILPSVGGWTLSDPFHGFTNKANRDTFVASVKQFLKTWKFYDGVDIDWEFPGGDGPNPDLGDPVNDGPAYVALMQELRAMLDELEAETGRQYELTSAIGAGYDKIEDVDYQAAQQYMDYIFAMTYDFYGAWNNETGHQTGIYCGSHLSTDECNGTGVDDNGVPRKGPAYTGDHAIQLLLQQGVQPSKLVMGVAMYGRGWEGVLDSNATIPGNPMTAPGNGPLTGSTSEGVWEPGIMDYKAIAANAVGQGGSGVNGYEVGYDEQAQAAYVWNRSNGKLITYDSPRSVIAKGQYANTHQLAGLFGWEIDADNGDILNAMYDGLTAGEIPNRAPSIGMSGPINVTSGQIVNVDAQASDLDNDPLTYSWVAASGLTLSANNTAAVAVTAPSVTQQTSYDLTVTVNDGALSTTKTISVVVNPEGANAAPVVTPISNITVNEGASATVNVTATDPEGAALSYSWSAPAELSIAANGSSASITAANVTADTTVPVTVTISDGVNAVDTTFNVTIKDGGAQYPTWDSSAVYVGGDRVIHNGNVFEAKWWTQGEEPGTADVWKAVTN, from the coding sequence ATGAAACTTAATAAAATAACCAGCTATATAGGACTTGCCTTACTGAGTGGCGGGGCATTTGCAGCCCCGTCCACACCAACGTTAGACTGGCAGCCACAACAGTATTCGTTCGTTGAAGTCAACGTCGATGGGCTTGGTTCTTACAAACAATTAGTTAAAGCCAAAGACGTGGTGAATATTAGCATCAAATGGAATGCATGGAGCGGTTCTGGCGGCGACAACTATAAAGTATACTTTGATGATCAGCTTGTTAACCAAGGCACACTTGCAGCAGGTACCAAAAGCGGCGTAGTGCAATTCCCCTATACTAAATCTGGACGCCATCAACTTTACCTAGAATTATGTGAAGGTACAGTTTGTGCAAGAAGCGCAGGAAAAGAGATCGTCATTGCTGACACGGACGGAGCACACTTAGCGCCCCTTCCTATGAATGTAGATCCGAATAACCGCAATAACGGTACAATACCAGGGCGCGTAACGGGTGCATATTTTGTTGAATGGGGTATTTATGGCCGTGACTACGACGTAACTAAGATCCCAGCTCATAACCTGTCACACATTTTATATGGCTTTATTCCTATTTGTGGTCCTAACGAGTCGCTAAAATCGATTGAGAATGGTAATAGCTGGAGAGCGTTACAAACGGCGTGCGCTGACTCTCAAGATTATGAAGTGGTTATTCACGACCCTTGGGCTGCGGTACAAAAATCTATGCCTGGTGTGGACGCAAAAGATCCAATTCGCGGTGTTTACTCTCAGTTGATGGCGCTGAAACAGCGTTATCCAGACCTTAAAATTCTACCTTCCGTTGGTGGATGGACGCTTTCAGATCCATTCCATGGCTTCACCAACAAAGCAAACCGCGACACTTTTGTTGCGTCAGTAAAGCAATTCCTTAAAACGTGGAAGTTTTATGATGGTGTTGATATAGACTGGGAATTCCCAGGTGGTGATGGTCCAAACCCAGATTTAGGCGATCCGGTTAATGACGGTCCAGCATATGTGGCGCTAATGCAAGAACTTCGCGCAATGCTTGATGAGTTAGAAGCGGAAACAGGACGTCAATATGAGCTCACTTCTGCAATAGGTGCCGGTTACGATAAGATTGAAGACGTTGATTATCAAGCAGCTCAGCAATATATGGATTACATCTTCGCGATGACCTATGACTTCTATGGCGCTTGGAACAATGAAACAGGTCATCAAACAGGTATCTACTGTGGCTCACACCTAAGTACTGATGAGTGCAACGGCACTGGCGTTGACGACAATGGTGTGCCGCGTAAAGGCCCAGCTTATACAGGAGACCATGCGATACAACTGCTACTTCAGCAGGGTGTACAGCCGTCTAAGCTAGTCATGGGCGTTGCAATGTATGGCCGTGGCTGGGAAGGTGTACTAGATTCCAATGCTACTATTCCGGGTAATCCGATGACAGCGCCGGGCAATGGTCCTTTGACTGGTTCAACGAGCGAAGGCGTTTGGGAACCTGGCATTATGGATTACAAAGCGATTGCAGCAAACGCTGTAGGGCAAGGCGGTTCAGGTGTTAATGGCTATGAAGTTGGCTACGATGAGCAAGCACAAGCAGCATATGTTTGGAACAGAAGTAACGGTAAACTCATCACTTACGATAGCCCGCGTAGCGTTATCGCAAAAGGTCAGTATGCAAACACTCATCAACTAGCCGGTTTATTTGGCTGGGAAATTGATGCAGATAATGGCGACATTCTAAATGCTATGTACGATGGTCTTACAGCTGGTGAGATCCCAAATCGTGCGCCTTCTATCGGTATGTCTGGACCAATCAATGTGACCTCAGGTCAGATTGTAAATGTTGATGCGCAAGCAAGCGATTTAGACAATGATCCGTTGACCTATTCATGGGTTGCAGCATCTGGTTTGACTTTATCTGCTAACAACACCGCAGCAGTTGCTGTGACTGCACCTTCAGTCACCCAACAGACAAGCTACGACTTGACGGTAACAGTAAATGATGGCGCGCTATCGACAACGAAAACGATCTCAGTTGTAGTAAATCCAGAAGGCGCTAATGCAGCACCAGTCGTTACACCTATTTCGAATATTACGGTTAACGAAGGCGCTTCAGCCACTGTGAATGTAACAGCAACTGACCCCGAAGGTGCAGCACTAAGCTATAGCTGGAGTGCACCTGCAGAGCTAAGCATTGCAGCAAACGGCAGCTCAGCTTCAATCACTGCGGCAAATGTGACTGCTGACACAACAGTGCCAGTTACTGTTACCATATCAGACGGAGTAAACGCCGTTGATACGACATTTAATGTCACGATTAAAGACGGTGGCGCACAATATCCAACTTGGGATAGTTCTGCGGTCTATGTCGGTGGAGACCGGGTAATTCACAACGGCAATGTCTTTGAAGCAAAGTGGTGGACTCAAGGTGAAGAACCTGGAACTGCTGATGTATGGAAGGCAGTAACTAACTAA
- a CDS encoding substrate-binding periplasmic protein encodes MLIRLSVLLFVLVFSKSYASDCANKLSLKIGIGSSWPPFVMYGTRPYGIDVDITRAVFERAGFCIEFIQLPSSARGITELEKGLIDVLPSASFSVDRAKIAYFSSPYRREKMRLFANKEIDLDSNLIELFSAGYSFTANPGAYYGEEVKQIKKIDWYDKRLFEIASLDRRIEMVAKNRVDFLIEDEDAGYYYINKLGYKGIQLHPYVVNDNAIHFMLGRHAFKRSDIERINEAITNLNGTIANISEKYRKDSG; translated from the coding sequence GTGCTTATTCGTCTATCCGTTTTATTATTCGTTTTAGTTTTTTCAAAAAGCTACGCTTCCGATTGCGCGAATAAGTTGTCCCTAAAAATCGGCATTGGATCTAGCTGGCCGCCTTTCGTGATGTATGGTACTCGTCCCTATGGCATAGACGTAGATATCACTAGAGCGGTGTTCGAGCGCGCTGGGTTTTGTATCGAATTTATCCAACTTCCATCCTCTGCCCGAGGTATCACAGAGCTTGAAAAGGGCTTAATTGATGTTCTACCATCCGCGAGTTTTAGCGTAGATAGGGCCAAAATTGCTTACTTTTCTTCACCATACCGACGTGAAAAAATGCGCCTTTTTGCCAATAAGGAAATAGATCTAGATAGCAACTTAATCGAGTTATTCTCTGCGGGTTATTCATTCACAGCTAATCCTGGCGCCTACTATGGCGAGGAAGTAAAACAAATAAAAAAAATTGATTGGTACGATAAACGTTTGTTTGAAATAGCGAGCTTAGACAGACGGATTGAGATGGTGGCTAAGAACCGCGTTGATTTTCTCATTGAAGATGAAGACGCAGGCTATTACTATATCAACAAGCTTGGCTATAAAGGCATTCAGCTTCACCCTTATGTAGTTAACGATAACGCTATACATTTTATGCTCGGACGTCATGCATTTAAGCGTAGCGACATTGAACGCATCAATGAAGCAATAACTAATTTAAATGGCACAATAGCGAATATCTCAGAAAAATATAGAAAAGATTCAGGATGA
- a CDS encoding Na/Pi symporter produces the protein MVNQSQTSASAKLLNWLSILILVYLVLVAVGTVSGGFKLASGGSEGAKEIFAFATNPIVALLLGALATALVQSSSTVTSVIVGLVAGGLPISIAIPMVMGANIGTTITNTLVSIGHIRSKEEFRRAFAASTVHDFFNLLAVTIFLPLEIMFGMLEKLAAGLANVFVGDADLSLNSYNFIKPMVKPAVSVVKDGVSFLDSTAAGIAMVVIGIMMILFAVTYLGKLLKKALVGKAKELLHSAIGRGPVVGISSGALVTVMVQSSSTTTSLMIPLAGSGVFTTRQIYPFTLGANIGTTITALLAATSITGDAAEVALTIALVHVMFNVFAVALIYGIPLLREIPLRLAEKLAHIGAQNKPAALAYVLGSFFVFPGLIMLAVR, from the coding sequence ATGGTTAATCAATCTCAGACTTCAGCATCAGCTAAACTTTTGAACTGGCTGTCAATCTTAATACTTGTTTACTTAGTCTTAGTCGCAGTTGGCACAGTGAGCGGCGGTTTTAAGTTGGCTTCAGGTGGAAGTGAAGGCGCAAAGGAAATCTTCGCATTTGCAACCAATCCAATCGTCGCCCTACTCTTAGGCGCTTTAGCAACGGCATTGGTGCAGTCTTCTTCGACGGTGACTTCTGTTATTGTTGGTCTTGTTGCTGGTGGATTACCTATTAGCATCGCAATTCCTATGGTGATGGGCGCAAATATCGGTACGACTATTACTAATACGCTCGTTTCTATCGGCCACATTCGTAGTAAGGAAGAGTTTAGAAGAGCGTTTGCCGCATCCACTGTACATGACTTCTTTAATTTATTAGCCGTCACTATCTTTCTACCTTTGGAAATCATGTTTGGTATGTTAGAGAAGCTCGCAGCAGGACTGGCCAATGTTTTTGTGGGAGACGCTGACTTATCGCTAAATAGCTACAACTTTATCAAACCAATGGTGAAGCCAGCGGTTAGTGTAGTAAAAGATGGTGTTAGCTTCTTAGATTCGACGGCCGCCGGTATTGCTATGGTCGTTATCGGGATCATGATGATCCTGTTCGCTGTAACCTACTTAGGTAAATTACTCAAGAAAGCACTGGTGGGTAAAGCGAAAGAGCTGTTACACAGTGCGATTGGTAGAGGTCCTGTCGTAGGCATCAGCTCAGGCGCATTAGTTACGGTAATGGTACAATCGTCATCGACAACAACCAGCTTAATGATCCCGCTCGCTGGCAGCGGTGTATTTACCACTCGTCAAATATATCCGTTTACTTTAGGTGCGAATATAGGCACTACAATTACAGCTTTGCTGGCGGCCACATCTATTACTGGTGATGCTGCAGAAGTCGCATTAACGATTGCACTTGTACATGTCATGTTTAATGTTTTTGCAGTGGCGCTTATTTACGGTATACCGTTACTCAGAGAAATCCCGCTTCGTCTAGCCGAGAAGCTAGCTCACATTGGCGCACAGAATAAGCCGGCTGCTCTGGCTTATGTATTAGGTTCATTCTTTGTATTTCCGGGACTCATTATGCTTGCAGTAAGATAA
- a CDS encoding sensor histidine kinase has translation MAEAVDSTPSAEYRVSEPLTIHFGEVSAAQLSSTLGLNELESQSILEILSSRAPELKNESYQWAIITPNMLVSAGSNYLSFGFARLPWLSVVSVNNGKVSFLTQHTLNTAFNVREVEAPQLYLPISREHLEGASLIVRYQTFANAPADLRLINDNELNSNVLTSTIMNAALSGFIAAVFVIVLVNFYFNANATNAYYCIWTLLFLLILLDISGFTFQYFWPLEGKFATLFSACLMTFVPVFHLLFIKQFLQLKRRNKTLHLLYNGFLAAYLLLIPIAIYSKSVHYNLVLSLSIIPLFLYTGYWSLKQRAPGSVTFSLSLLNHVTFVNVIAIGGTMFVGFINVYHISSAIKLGYLIEVMLFTLALAQQNKSAQNNLLLTLQTQVNALANTVQVEKQFNHRNQQALEKKEQRLFTDLSHELRTPLTVMKVQVESLQYNIVENVQESYGKLMDKIDELNHFINQLMLVTDNEKLATMLNLRDFTICKLVNRVHAQAAGLFKDNKDQLEVNYQISGTEKITIDLDAITNCVLEILVNAIKHGGDKVQVKMSFFCLDSNLTIRIEDSGTPLSYEAHQQLFDPLYKSQSARTSSGKSKGMGLAMCKKVVEAHSGQIESFNSLLGGLNMEIKLPLTKEPAFG, from the coding sequence ATGGCTGAGGCAGTTGACTCCACGCCAAGTGCTGAGTATAGAGTAAGTGAACCATTAACAATTCATTTTGGAGAAGTCAGTGCTGCGCAATTATCTTCAACGCTCGGCTTAAACGAGCTCGAAAGCCAATCCATATTAGAAATACTTTCAAGCCGAGCACCTGAGCTTAAGAATGAGTCTTATCAGTGGGCAATTATTACACCAAATATGCTTGTCTCCGCCGGTAGCAATTACCTTTCTTTTGGTTTTGCTAGATTACCTTGGCTAAGTGTCGTATCGGTTAACAATGGAAAGGTCTCATTTTTAACGCAGCACACCCTAAATACCGCGTTTAATGTTAGGGAGGTAGAAGCGCCTCAGCTATATTTACCAATATCAAGAGAGCACTTAGAAGGGGCTAGTCTTATTGTTCGCTATCAAACTTTTGCGAATGCCCCCGCCGATCTTAGATTAATCAATGACAATGAACTAAACAGCAATGTTCTTACCAGTACGATAATGAATGCAGCGCTTAGCGGGTTCATAGCAGCAGTATTTGTCATCGTACTAGTTAATTTTTACTTTAATGCCAATGCGACTAACGCTTATTATTGTATTTGGACGCTATTGTTTTTGCTGATTTTATTGGACATTTCTGGGTTCACGTTTCAATATTTCTGGCCTTTAGAAGGTAAATTTGCAACCTTATTCTCAGCTTGTTTGATGACCTTTGTGCCAGTGTTTCATCTTCTTTTCATAAAGCAATTTCTGCAATTAAAGCGTAGAAACAAAACCTTACATCTTCTCTATAATGGATTTTTAGCGGCCTATCTGCTGCTTATCCCGATTGCAATCTATTCAAAATCAGTGCACTACAACCTAGTATTGAGCCTGAGTATCATCCCGCTATTTCTTTATACCGGCTATTGGTCTTTGAAACAAAGGGCTCCAGGCTCTGTAACTTTCTCCCTCAGTCTGCTAAACCACGTAACCTTTGTAAACGTCATTGCTATCGGTGGGACTATGTTTGTAGGTTTTATCAATGTTTATCACATATCGAGCGCGATTAAGCTTGGTTATTTAATTGAGGTCATGTTGTTCACGCTCGCACTTGCGCAGCAAAATAAGTCGGCCCAAAACAACCTCTTATTAACCCTACAAACTCAGGTGAATGCGCTCGCGAATACCGTGCAAGTTGAAAAACAGTTCAACCACCGAAATCAACAAGCTTTAGAAAAGAAAGAGCAACGCTTATTTACCGATCTCTCACATGAGCTTCGTACACCATTAACGGTTATGAAGGTACAGGTTGAATCTCTACAATATAATATCGTTGAGAATGTTCAGGAAAGTTACGGCAAACTCATGGATAAAATCGACGAGCTAAATCACTTTATTAATCAATTGATGCTCGTCACTGACAATGAAAAGTTAGCAACTATGCTTAATCTAAGAGACTTTACAATCTGTAAGTTAGTAAACCGAGTGCATGCTCAGGCTGCGGGTTTATTTAAGGATAATAAAGATCAATTAGAAGTTAACTATCAAATTTCTGGTACAGAAAAGATAACTATCGACTTAGACGCGATAACTAATTGCGTTCTCGAAATCTTAGTTAATGCGATTAAACATGGCGGAGATAAAGTTCAAGTAAAAATGAGTTTTTTTTGCTTAGACAGCAACTTGACAATACGCATTGAGGACTCAGGCACACCGCTATCTTATGAGGCGCATCAACAGCTATTCGACCCACTTTACAAATCACAATCTGCAAGAACCAGTTCAGGAAAATCCAAGGGGATGGGTCTTGCAATGTGCAAAAAAGTGGTGGAAGCCCATAGTGGACAAATTGAGTCTTTTAATAGTTTACTAGGCGGGTTGAACATGGAGATCAAGCTTCCGTTAACTAAAGAACCCGCTTTCGGCTGA
- a CDS encoding carbohydrate kinase family protein: protein MALVCFGEALIDFLSDGKTPESFTKYAGGAPANVAVAAAKQGVDAYFCGMLGNDMFGQFLAEALQTNGVNTRYLEYTDKAKTALAFVSLDKEGERSFSFYRPPAADLLFRQSHFSEDMFTEHSVIHICSNSLTEENIYRTTIYALERARANNMLVSFDMNLRLNLWSSTTHILDRIWHCIALSHVVKLSREELEYLNTQSHADKTEAQTIDAIMARQTQLLLITDGANPVEVYLSCERTTVAAPKVIAVDTTAAGDAFVGGLLAEIIRKFKPTRDTEFAISLDEAKSLVAYAAKCGAFAVQRYGAFASLPSKGDIGE from the coding sequence ATGGCATTAGTTTGTTTTGGTGAGGCACTGATCGATTTTTTATCGGATGGTAAAACACCAGAGTCATTTACTAAATATGCAGGCGGCGCGCCTGCTAATGTAGCGGTAGCAGCGGCAAAGCAAGGTGTGGACGCTTATTTTTGCGGTATGTTAGGCAACGACATGTTTGGCCAGTTTTTAGCTGAAGCGTTACAGACCAATGGGGTAAACACCCGTTATCTTGAGTATACAGATAAAGCCAAAACGGCGTTGGCATTTGTCTCTCTTGATAAAGAAGGTGAGAGAAGCTTTAGTTTTTATAGACCACCAGCGGCGGATTTGTTGTTCAGACAATCACATTTTTCTGAAGATATGTTTACTGAGCACTCCGTGATACATATATGCAGTAATAGTCTTACTGAAGAGAATATCTATAGAACGACGATTTATGCACTTGAGCGTGCACGGGCAAACAACATGCTTGTTAGTTTTGATATGAACCTCAGGCTGAACCTGTGGAGTTCGACTACGCATATTCTTGATAGAATTTGGCATTGCATCGCCCTAAGTCACGTCGTCAAACTGTCGCGAGAGGAGCTTGAATATCTCAATACTCAGAGCCATGCCGATAAAACCGAAGCACAAACTATAGACGCAATCATGGCTAGACAAACTCAATTATTATTGATAACTGACGGTGCAAACCCAGTTGAAGTCTATCTATCCTGTGAGAGGACGACAGTAGCGGCGCCTAAAGTTATAGCCGTGGATACAACCGCTGCGGGAGATGCGTTTGTGGGGGGATTACTTGCTGAGATCATTCGAAAGTTTAAACCTACCCGAGATACCGAATTTGCTATCTCACTGGATGAGGCAAAATCATTAGTCGCGTATGCTGCGAAATGCGGTGCGTTCGCTGTTCAACGTTACGGTGCATTTGCCTCTTTACCGTCAAAAGGTGATATAGGCGAATAG
- a CDS encoding RecQ family ATP-dependent DNA helicase yields the protein MTQQQLLFQTLQSTFGHTTLRPGQSEVIESILQGQSAIAIFATGAGKSLCYQLPAIIKEGMCLVVSPLLALMHEQRDYLQSKGIATACLDSTQTKEQTLRTENAVRDNALKVLFISVERLNSQKARTLLSQSNISFLVIDEAHCISEWGHNFRPDYLKVAKYRHELRINQVLLLTATATNKVARDMADKFEVSEQNIIRTGFYRKNLLLSAAHISESQKDEYLLAFLKRAKGAGIVYVTQQKQAEEVAKMITACGFPAEAFHASLQPEKKAQIQADFLAKANLIVVATIAFGMGVDKPDVRWVLHYDMPKSIEGYSQEVGRAGRDGENAHCVALINNEKIATLENFIYANALERESLTLLFNELFADLSTDYHLNEYDLAYKTNINQLVLKTLIVQLELQGYLQVNYSYFAELSIAFTQEKDKILAKYSPERQLFLTRLFSCFEFKKKWGLLSHQTLKEHNIPLTKAQEVVEYLQSQQLIEVKVAKYTSVYSKPTQHVNINELVQSFYQQSQIKEQGELARLRHLLKFFQLTSCYHKALASYFGDKLAPEQCGHCSVCSGKHLIVNVQENNELDVETTRNILRDVSQFAAQRGVTFTTHLKTLFLLGLNCPYFTKYKFRQLSGFGSLSSEKYEKAKALITERAL from the coding sequence ATGACTCAACAACAGCTACTTTTTCAAACACTACAAAGCACATTTGGACATACAACACTTCGCCCAGGGCAATCTGAAGTCATCGAGTCTATACTGCAAGGTCAAAGTGCAATCGCTATTTTTGCAACTGGTGCAGGAAAATCGTTGTGTTACCAGTTACCTGCAATAATCAAGGAAGGCATGTGCTTAGTCGTTTCACCACTTTTGGCACTGATGCATGAGCAGCGAGATTACCTACAAAGCAAAGGAATTGCGACAGCCTGTCTCGATAGTACTCAAACCAAAGAGCAGACGTTACGCACAGAGAATGCGGTGCGGGACAATGCACTTAAAGTCCTTTTTATATCAGTCGAGCGTCTGAATAGCCAAAAAGCACGGACTTTATTATCACAAAGCAATATCTCTTTTCTTGTCATCGACGAAGCCCATTGTATTTCTGAGTGGGGACATAATTTCAGACCTGATTACCTAAAAGTAGCTAAATATCGACATGAACTCAGGATCAATCAAGTTTTGTTACTAACTGCAACAGCGACAAATAAAGTCGCTCGAGATATGGCAGATAAATTCGAAGTCTCTGAACAAAATATCATTAGGACTGGTTTTTACCGAAAGAACCTTTTGTTAAGTGCAGCCCATATTAGCGAATCACAAAAAGACGAATATTTGCTCGCCTTTTTAAAAAGGGCGAAGGGCGCGGGTATCGTTTATGTAACACAACAAAAGCAAGCAGAAGAAGTGGCAAAAATGATAACTGCCTGTGGCTTTCCAGCAGAAGCTTTTCACGCATCTTTACAGCCCGAGAAAAAGGCACAAATTCAAGCTGACTTTCTAGCTAAAGCAAATCTTATCGTTGTGGCTACCATTGCATTTGGGATGGGTGTAGACAAACCCGATGTCCGTTGGGTACTACATTATGATATGCCAAAATCGATTGAAGGATATAGCCAAGAAGTGGGCAGGGCGGGGAGAGATGGTGAGAATGCACATTGCGTAGCATTAATTAATAATGAAAAAATTGCCACATTAGAGAATTTCATTTATGCCAATGCATTAGAGCGTGAGTCATTAACGCTGCTGTTTAACGAACTATTTGCTGATCTAAGTACAGATTATCACCTTAATGAATACGATCTCGCTTACAAAACTAATATTAATCAATTGGTACTAAAAACGCTTATCGTCCAGCTCGAACTTCAAGGTTATTTACAGGTAAACTACAGCTACTTTGCAGAGCTAAGCATCGCATTCACCCAAGAAAAAGATAAAATATTAGCGAAATACTCGCCCGAGCGACAACTATTTTTGACTCGGCTATTCTCGTGTTTTGAATTCAAAAAGAAATGGGGATTGCTTTCACATCAAACATTGAAGGAGCACAATATCCCACTGACAAAAGCGCAAGAAGTCGTTGAGTATTTGCAAAGCCAACAATTGATTGAAGTAAAAGTCGCTAAATATACGTCGGTTTATTCAAAGCCTACTCAACATGTAAACATTAATGAATTGGTTCAGTCTTTCTACCAACAGTCACAAATTAAAGAACAAGGTGAACTTGCACGGCTAAGACATCTACTTAAATTTTTCCAACTTACTTCATGCTACCACAAAGCGCTCGCCAGTTATTTTGGCGACAAGCTCGCACCGGAGCAATGTGGTCATTGCAGTGTCTGCAGTGGTAAGCATCTAATCGTCAATGTACAAGAGAACAACGAATTAGATGTTGAAACAACACGAAATATATTAAGAGACGTTTCACAGTTTGCAGCGCAACGCGGCGTTACTTTTACAACTCACCTCAAAACGTTGTTTTTACTGGGCTTAAATTGCCCCTATTTTACTAAATATAAATTCAGACAACTTAGCGGGTTTGGTAGCTTATCCAGCGAAAAATATGAGAAGGCAAAAGCATTGATCACGGAGCGCGCTTTATAA